In Chryseobacterium geocarposphaerae, the following are encoded in one genomic region:
- the hpt gene encoding hypoxanthine phosphoribosyltransferase, whose amino-acid sequence MESIKVHDKTFVPYLEDAEIQKIVKATALKIYEDYKDEVPVFIGVLNGVIMFFSDLLKHYPGECEIAFIQMSSYVGTESTGIVYQKMELTKDVKDRHIILVEDIVDTGNTVESLFKYFNETQRPKSVKIASFLLKPEVYKKDFKLDYIGKEIPNKFVLGYGLDYDELGRNLPNLYQLEDGQINH is encoded by the coding sequence ATGGAGAGTATTAAAGTTCACGACAAAACTTTCGTTCCTTATTTGGAGGATGCCGAGATTCAGAAGATTGTAAAAGCTACGGCTTTAAAAATTTATGAAGATTATAAGGATGAAGTTCCTGTTTTCATTGGGGTTTTGAACGGAGTCATTATGTTCTTTTCAGACCTTTTGAAGCATTATCCTGGAGAATGTGAGATTGCTTTTATCCAGATGAGTTCTTATGTAGGAACTGAATCTACAGGAATCGTTTACCAGAAAATGGAATTAACAAAGGACGTAAAAGACCGTCACATCATCTTAGTAGAAGATATCGTGGATACCGGAAATACGGTTGAAAGTCTTTTCAAATATTTTAATGAAACACAACGTCCGAAATCTGTAAAAATTGCTTCATTCCTCTTGAAACCCGAAGTATATAAGAAAGATTTCAAGCTGGATTATATCGGAAAAGAAATTCCAAACAAATTTGTTTTAGGCTACGGATTGGATTATGATGAATTAGGAAGAAATTTACCTAACCTGTACCAATTAGAAGACGGACAAATCAACCATTAA
- a CDS encoding ABC-F family ATP-binding cassette domain-containing protein yields MFFLHHISFGFPTGNLLFNSINLTIPSHSKSALVGSNGMGKSTLLKIMAKEIEPLEGDINIQGDLFYVPQMFGNFNDLTVAECLKINKKLEALQKITNGEVNEIYFETLNDDWDIEERCQQALQHWKLENLDLNQKLENLSGGQKTKVFLAGIQINQPDIILLDEPTNHLDLVGRNLLYDFIEKTNSTVVIVSHDRALLNLVDTIFELSNQGISTYGGNYDFYAEQKEIENEALQNDIHSKERALKKAKEKERETLERKQKLDARGKGKQEKSGVARIMMNTLRNNAEKNSSKLQSVHAEKINDISGDLRDLRSSVRNADQMKVNFNDSNLHSGKILISAAEINFKYNQQNLWKENLSLEIRSGERISIKGSNGSGKTTLIKLLLGDLQPSVGKISRSDFQTIYIDQEYSLIDQQATVYDFAQQFNDNALQESEVKTLLSRFLFGKETWGKKCDVLSGGERLRLLLCGLSISNKAPDMMILDEPTNNLDLQNVEILTNSIKDYHGTLVVISHDGVFLEEIGVDRELKLS; encoded by the coding sequence ATGTTTTTTTTACACCATATATCCTTTGGGTTTCCCACGGGAAATCTGCTATTTAATTCTATCAATTTAACGATACCATCACATTCAAAATCGGCTTTGGTCGGAAGCAACGGCATGGGAAAATCTACCTTGCTGAAAATCATGGCGAAAGAAATTGAACCTTTGGAAGGCGACATCAATATCCAGGGTGATTTGTTCTATGTTCCGCAGATGTTCGGGAATTTTAACGATTTGACGGTCGCAGAATGTTTGAAAATCAATAAAAAACTAGAAGCTCTTCAAAAAATTACGAATGGGGAAGTGAATGAAATTTATTTTGAGACACTAAATGACGACTGGGACATCGAAGAACGTTGTCAGCAAGCTTTACAACATTGGAAACTCGAAAATTTAGATTTAAATCAAAAATTGGAAAACCTCAGTGGCGGACAAAAAACGAAGGTTTTTCTGGCGGGAATTCAAATCAATCAGCCAGACATTATTTTACTGGACGAACCGACGAATCATCTTGATCTGGTAGGACGAAATCTGTTGTATGATTTTATTGAAAAAACGAATTCAACCGTTGTGATTGTCAGTCATGACCGTGCTTTACTGAATTTGGTTGATACGATTTTCGAATTAAGCAATCAGGGAATTTCGACGTATGGCGGAAATTATGATTTTTATGCTGAACAGAAAGAAATCGAGAATGAAGCCTTGCAAAACGATATTCATTCCAAAGAACGGGCGCTGAAAAAGGCAAAAGAGAAGGAACGCGAAACGCTGGAACGAAAACAAAAACTTGATGCACGAGGAAAAGGGAAGCAGGAAAAATCGGGCGTGGCGAGAATCATGATGAATACGCTGCGGAATAATGCCGAGAAAAATTCTTCGAAATTACAATCTGTTCATGCCGAGAAAATCAATGATATTTCCGGGGATTTGCGGGATTTGCGTTCGTCTGTGAGAAATGCGGATCAGATGAAGGTGAATTTTAATGATTCGAATCTGCATTCGGGGAAAATTTTGATTTCGGCGGCGGAAATTAATTTTAAATATAACCAACAAAATCTTTGGAAAGAAAACCTCAGTCTTGAAATCCGAAGCGGTGAAAGAATTTCGATTAAAGGTTCGAACGGCTCCGGAAAAACGACGTTGATTAAGCTGTTGTTGGGAGATTTACAGCCTTCTGTTGGGAAGATTTCAAGATCGGATTTTCAGACGATTTATATTGATCAGGAATATTCTTTGATTGATCAACAAGCGACAGTTTATGATTTTGCCCAACAGTTCAACGATAATGCGTTGCAGGAATCTGAAGTGAAAACCTTATTGTCAAGATTTTTATTCGGAAAGGAAACCTGGGGCAAAAAATGTGATGTTCTGAGTGGCGGAGAACGCCTGCGATTGCTACTGTGTGGGCTTTCCATCAGCAATAAAGCACCCGATATGATGATACTTGATGAACCGACGAATAATTTAGACCTCCAAAATGTAGAAATTCTGACAAATTCTATTAAGGATTATCATGGAACTTTGGTGGTGATTTCGCATGATGGGGTGTTTTTGGAGGAGATTGGAGTGGACAGAGAATTGAAATTAAGTTAA
- a CDS encoding adenylate kinase, which yields MINIVLFGPPGSGKGTQAQNLIEKFNLKQISTGDLFRFNMKNDTELGKLAKSYIDKGELVPDQVTTDMLIDEIRKPTDTAGFIFDGYPRTAVQTEALEKIVKEELNDEIDICLSLVVEDSILVERLLKRGEISGRSDDSNVDIIKNRIKEYYAKTAEVAELYKQQGKYVEINGVGDINEISEKLFAEVEKVK from the coding sequence ATGATAAACATTGTTCTGTTCGGCCCTCCAGGAAGTGGAAAAGGAACTCAAGCACAAAACTTAATCGAGAAATTCAATTTGAAGCAAATCTCAACAGGTGATCTTTTCAGATTCAACATGAAAAATGATACGGAGCTTGGGAAACTGGCAAAGTCTTATATCGATAAAGGAGAATTGGTTCCGGATCAGGTAACAACAGATATGCTGATTGACGAGATCAGAAAGCCTACCGATACAGCAGGATTTATTTTCGACGGATATCCAAGAACGGCTGTTCAGACAGAGGCTTTGGAAAAAATCGTAAAAGAGGAATTAAATGATGAGATCGACATCTGTCTTTCTTTGGTAGTGGAAGATTCAATTTTGGTTGAAAGACTATTGAAAAGAGGAGAAATCAGCGGAAGATCTGATGATAGCAATGTTGATATCATTAAAAACAGAATAAAAGAATACTACGCAAAAACAGCAGAAGTAGCCGAGTTGTACAAACAACAGGGCAAATATGTAGAGATCAACGGTGTTGGAGACATCAACGAAATCTCTGAAAAGCTTTTTGCTGAAGTAGAGAAAGTAAAATAA
- the obgE gene encoding GTPase ObgE translates to MSNFVDYVKIHCKSGHGGAGSAHLRREKYIPKGGPDGGDGGRGGHVIMKGNANEWTLLPLRYTRHVKAERGENGGKNQLTGAYGADVYIEVPIGTIAKNEDGEIIGEILEDGQEIILMEGGMGGKGNEHFKSSTNQTPRFAQPGMEGQEGYVIFELKILADVGLVGFPNAGKSTLLSAVSAAKPKIADYAFTTLTPNLGIVDYRNYKSFVMADIPGIIEGAAEGKGLGHRFLRHIERNSILLFLIPADSEDHFQEFKILENELKEYNPELLDKDFIISISKSDLLDEELKKEIAAEFPENKQPLFFSGVTGEGLTELKDAIWKQLHG, encoded by the coding sequence ATGTCTAATTTTGTAGATTACGTAAAGATTCATTGTAAAAGCGGTCATGGAGGTGCAGGTTCTGCGCATCTTCGCCGTGAAAAGTATATTCCTAAAGGTGGTCCTGATGGAGGTGACGGAGGTCGCGGAGGACACGTTATTATGAAAGGAAATGCTAATGAATGGACTTTACTTCCCCTTCGTTATACCCGTCATGTAAAAGCTGAACGTGGTGAAAACGGGGGAAAAAACCAGTTAACAGGAGCTTACGGAGCGGATGTTTATATTGAAGTTCCTATCGGGACTATCGCTAAAAATGAAGATGGCGAAATCATCGGCGAAATTTTAGAGGACGGACAGGAAATCATCCTGATGGAAGGAGGAATGGGAGGTAAAGGAAACGAGCATTTCAAATCTTCTACGAATCAGACTCCAAGATTTGCACAGCCGGGAATGGAAGGTCAGGAAGGTTATGTAATTTTCGAGCTTAAGATTTTGGCGGATGTAGGTCTTGTCGGCTTTCCAAATGCCGGAAAATCTACACTTTTATCGGCTGTTTCTGCTGCAAAACCGAAAATTGCAGATTATGCCTTCACTACTTTAACTCCCAATTTAGGAATCGTGGATTACAGAAATTATAAATCTTTTGTAATGGCCGATATTCCGGGAATTATTGAAGGAGCCGCAGAAGGTAAAGGTTTAGGACACAGATTCTTAAGACATATTGAAAGAAATTCGATCTTATTATTTTTAATTCCGGCAGATTCGGAAGATCACTTCCAGGAGTTTAAAATTCTGGAAAATGAATTAAAGGAATACAATCCTGAATTATTGGATAAAGATTTCATCATCTCTATTTCAAAGTCTGATCTTTTGGATGAAGAACTGAAAAAAGAAATTGCCGCTGAATTCCCTGAAAACAAACAGCCTTTGTTTTTCTCAGGAGTTACGGGAGAAGGTCTTACGGAATTGAAAGATGCAATCTGGAAGCAATTACATGGATAA